One region of Salinirubrum litoreum genomic DNA includes:
- a CDS encoding DUF4157 domain-containing protein: MTRRLSVRRAAREDGHGHRQSRRRHGRDGHATDRVRDGFDARRAFGDSVQVSDPTDRAERAATATADRVLAADAGTRDHDARADGESTNETGVGRRVESAAERRLGAELGRGDRLPAGVRSALESRFGTDFGDVRVHTGPTAAAATRALDARAFTVGRRVVFDDGEFAPQTAPGRRLLAHELAHVSGRDEGDGVAGNDRGMSRDHGAGSDHGTVGETIHRQPRGGTESAGGPVHASPSPRIRSPAIEETLRQGSAVLGASEAGRPLTSEEEALARPIFGTSIDLSRVRLVSVGDEERSSRQAGLTGFQTGGTYVTIGNTIYVPSSFTVENRRMAQTLIHELVHVWQYQHGGTGYVSDSAVAQVTGALEHGTRNAAYGYTQDTRTIFEYPPEQQASIVENYFAMLRDRRLLSGSGGTSGVDFFSNHKTSDGGLIRLSAAQRRREIRAELAWHRERVQQLARAVPMTDFQQLQRRTQDLMGARDPMRDLVPEERRLTPLNPLLQIEF; encoded by the coding sequence ATGACGAGACGACTCAGCGTGCGACGGGCGGCGAGAGAGGACGGCCACGGTCACCGGCAGTCGCGTCGTCGTCACGGCCGCGACGGTCACGCGACCGACCGCGTCCGTGACGGCTTCGACGCTCGCCGCGCGTTCGGTGACAGCGTCCAGGTGAGCGACCCGACCGACCGGGCGGAACGCGCCGCGACGGCGACTGCCGACCGCGTGCTCGCCGCCGACGCGGGGACGAGAGACCACGACGCACGCGCCGACGGCGAGTCGACGAACGAGACCGGAGTCGGTAGGCGAGTCGAATCTGCCGCCGAGCGCCGTCTCGGTGCGGAACTCGGCAGGGGCGACCGACTACCGGCCGGCGTCCGATCCGCACTCGAGTCACGGTTCGGCACCGACTTCGGCGACGTCCGAGTTCACACCGGCCCGACCGCGGCCGCCGCGACACGGGCGCTCGACGCTCGCGCGTTCACGGTCGGTCGGCGGGTCGTCTTCGACGACGGCGAGTTCGCACCGCAGACTGCTCCCGGTCGCCGACTGCTCGCGCACGAACTCGCACACGTGAGCGGGCGAGACGAGGGCGACGGTGTTGCGGGCAACGACCGCGGGATGAGCAGAGATCACGGGGCGGGCAGCGACCACGGGACCGTCGGAGAGACGATCCATCGCCAGCCACGTGGCGGGACCGAGAGCGCGGGCGGCCCGGTCCACGCGAGTCCGTCGCCGCGGATCAGATCGCCCGCAATCGAGGAGACGCTCCGACAGGGGAGTGCCGTGCTCGGCGCGAGCGAAGCGGGCCGACCGCTGACCAGCGAGGAAGAAGCTCTCGCACGCCCCATCTTCGGGACCAGTATCGACCTGAGTCGAGTGCGACTCGTCAGCGTCGGCGACGAGGAACGCAGTAGTCGGCAGGCGGGGCTGACCGGCTTCCAGACCGGCGGGACGTACGTCACCATCGGCAACACCATCTACGTCCCGTCGTCGTTCACCGTCGAGAACCGGCGGATGGCCCAGACGCTGATCCACGAACTCGTCCACGTCTGGCAGTACCAACACGGCGGCACCGGCTACGTCTCCGACTCGGCGGTCGCGCAGGTCACCGGCGCACTGGAACACGGCACCCGGAACGCGGCCTACGGCTACACGCAGGACACCCGAACAATCTTCGAGTACCCGCCGGAACAGCAGGCCTCAATCGTCGAGAACTACTTCGCCATGCTCCGGGACCGGCGACTCCTCTCGGGGAGTGGAGGAACGTCCGGCGTCGACTTCTTCTCGAACCACAAGACGAGCGACGGCGGATTGATCCGACTCTCGGCGGCACAGCGTCGCCGGGAGATTCGGGCCGAACTCGCCTGGCACCGGGAGCGCGTCCAGCAGTTGGCCCGCGCGGTGCCGATGACCGACTTCCAACAGCTCCAGCGCCGGACGCAGGATCTGATGGGTGCACGGGACCCGATGCGAGACTTGGTTCCCGAAGAACGTCGGCTGACGCCGCTGAACCCGCTCCTGCAGATCGAGTTCTGA
- a CDS encoding thioredoxin domain-containing protein has translation MTDNAGRNRLDAEESPYLRQHADNPVHWQPWDSDALDEAQEREVPIFLSVGYSACHWCHVMAEESFEDERTAEILNENFVPIKVDREERPDLDRIYQTICQLTTGRGGWPLSVWLTPEGKPFYVGTYFPNESRQGMPAFPQLLRDIAHSWADPEQRSEMENRAQQWTAALTDQLESTPDAPGETPDESVLDDAVSAAIRSADREYGGFGTGGPKFPQPGRVELLLQSYADSGREQALDVAVGSLDAMATGGLYDHVGGGFHRYCTDRKWVVPHFEKMLYDNAEIPKAMLSGYQATGEDRYAALARETFAFVDRELTHSDGGAFSTLDARSEGDEGKFYVWTPSQVHDAVADETTAAIFCDRFGVEEGGNFEGGRTVLTVSKPVEALADDYDLAVQDVESRLAEAREQVFAARAERVRPARDEKVLAAWNGLLISALARGERVLGPTDAGDDAWLGPDESGEGDGTVDYAGQAEAALSFVREHLWDAETERLSRRYADGDVKGAGFLEDYAFLARAAFDLYGATGDVSHLAFALDLARVIADEFWDPAEGTIYFTPDDGEPLVARPQELTDQSTPSSLGVAVGLLADLDHFVPHAEFGDIADRVLATHSTKLSGSPMEHVSLALAAAKRATGSVEVTVAAETVPDAWRERLAETYLPGAVFAPRPATDAELADWLDTLGLDEAPPIWAGREATEGEPTVYVCENFTCSPPQTDIDAALDWVAQGRED, from the coding sequence ATGACAGACAACGCCGGTCGGAACCGACTCGACGCCGAGGAGAGTCCGTATCTCCGCCAGCACGCCGACAACCCCGTCCACTGGCAGCCGTGGGACAGTGACGCGCTCGACGAGGCACAGGAACGGGAGGTCCCCATCTTCCTCTCGGTCGGCTACTCCGCCTGTCACTGGTGTCACGTGATGGCCGAGGAGAGCTTCGAGGACGAGCGGACCGCCGAGATCCTGAACGAGAACTTCGTCCCCATCAAGGTGGATCGGGAGGAACGACCCGACCTCGACCGCATCTACCAGACCATCTGCCAACTGACGACCGGTCGCGGCGGGTGGCCCCTGTCGGTGTGGCTGACGCCGGAGGGCAAGCCGTTCTACGTCGGGACCTACTTCCCGAACGAGTCCCGGCAGGGGATGCCCGCGTTCCCCCAACTGCTCCGGGACATCGCCCACTCGTGGGCCGACCCCGAGCAACGATCCGAGATGGAGAACCGTGCGCAGCAGTGGACGGCCGCCCTGACCGACCAACTGGAGTCGACGCCGGACGCGCCCGGCGAGACGCCCGACGAGTCGGTGTTGGACGACGCGGTGAGCGCGGCGATCCGCAGTGCAGACCGGGAGTACGGCGGCTTCGGCACCGGCGGGCCGAAGTTCCCGCAACCCGGCAGAGTCGAACTCCTGCTCCAGTCGTACGCCGACTCGGGTCGGGAGCAAGCCTTGGATGTCGCTGTCGGGTCGCTCGACGCGATGGCGACCGGCGGCCTGTACGACCACGTCGGCGGCGGCTTCCACCGCTACTGCACCGACCGGAAGTGGGTCGTCCCGCACTTCGAGAAGATGCTGTACGACAACGCCGAGATCCCGAAGGCGATGCTCTCGGGGTACCAGGCGACCGGCGAGGACCGCTACGCGGCGCTCGCCCGCGAGACGTTCGCGTTCGTGGACCGCGAGTTGACCCACTCAGACGGTGGCGCGTTCTCGACGCTGGACGCCAGAAGCGAGGGCGACGAGGGCAAGTTCTACGTCTGGACGCCGAGCCAGGTGCACGACGCGGTGGCCGACGAGACGACCGCCGCCATCTTCTGTGACCGGTTCGGCGTCGAGGAGGGCGGCAACTTCGAGGGCGGCCGGACCGTGTTGACGGTCTCGAAACCGGTCGAGGCGCTGGCGGACGACTACGACCTCGCTGTCCAGGACGTCGAGTCTCGACTGGCCGAGGCCCGCGAGCAGGTGTTCGCGGCGCGGGCGGAGCGCGTCCGCCCGGCCCGCGACGAGAAGGTGCTGGCCGCGTGGAACGGTCTGTTGATCTCGGCGCTGGCACGCGGTGAGCGCGTACTCGGCCCGACCGACGCCGGCGACGATGCGTGGCTGGGGCCGGACGAGTCGGGCGAGGGAGACGGGACTGTCGACTACGCCGGACAGGCGGAAGCGGCGCTGTCGTTCGTCCGCGAGCATCTCTGGGACGCGGAGACGGAGCGACTCTCCCGGCGGTACGCCGACGGCGACGTGAAGGGTGCGGGCTTCCTGGAGGACTACGCCTTCCTCGCGCGGGCCGCGTTCGACCTCTACGGTGCGACCGGTGACGTCTCCCACCTCGCGTTCGCGCTCGACCTGGCGCGCGTGATCGCCGACGAGTTCTGGGACCCCGCCGAGGGGACCATCTACTTCACGCCGGACGACGGCGAGCCACTGGTCGCCCGGCCACAGGAGTTGACCGACCAGTCCACGCCGTCGAGTCTCGGCGTCGCGGTCGGCCTGCTCGCAGATCTGGACCACTTCGTCCCGCACGCGGAGTTCGGCGACATCGCGGATCGAGTGTTGGCGACGCACTCGACGAAGCTCTCGGGCAGTCCGATGGAGCACGTCTCGCTGGCACTGGCGGCCGCGAAGCGGGCGACCGGGAGCGTCGAGGTGACGGTCGCGGCCGAGACGGTCCCGGACGCGTGGCGCGAGCGACTCGCCGAGACGTACCTGCCCGGCGCGGTGTTCGCGCCGCGACCGGCGACCGACGCAGAGTTGGCGGACTGGCTCGACACGCTCGGACTGGACGAGGCACCGCCGATCTGGGCCGGACGGGAGGCGACCGAGGGAGAGCCGACGGTGTACGTCTGTGAGAACTTCACCTGCTCGCCGCCACAGACCGACATCGACGCCGCGCTGGACTGGGTGGCGCAGGGGCGCGAGGACTAA
- the purM gene encoding phosphoribosylformylglycinamidine cyclo-ligase has translation MSDDADPDEQDEQLTYADAGVDIAASETATAALLGAVGETEGDYAGLLDIGDRYLALATDGVGTKLLVAEALADYSTVGIDCIAMNANDLVAAGVRPVAFVDYLAVDEPDDTFAEQVGQGLAAGAEQADLALVGGETAVMPEVVKGLDLAGTCAGLAEKDAIFAGEAEPGDALVGWRSSGIHSNGLTLAREAATREHDYDDPFPADDAGRSVGEVLLEPTELYTDLLDPMRAHGVHAAAHVTGGGWTNLTRMGDYRYSVTDDYDPQPVFEFVQREGNVADDEMYRTFNMGTGFVAALPPEHAESLADATDGRVIGHVVDAEERERDDEDAVDTDTVDTAHAGVGVSIRGLDLSS, from the coding sequence ATGAGCGACGACGCCGACCCGGACGAGCAGGACGAACAACTCACCTACGCCGACGCCGGCGTCGACATCGCAGCCAGCGAGACCGCGACCGCCGCGCTCCTCGGTGCTGTCGGCGAGACCGAGGGCGACTACGCCGGCCTGCTGGACATCGGCGACCGCTATCTCGCGCTGGCGACCGACGGCGTCGGGACGAAACTGCTGGTCGCCGAGGCGCTCGCGGACTACTCGACGGTCGGCATCGACTGCATCGCGATGAACGCCAACGATCTCGTGGCCGCCGGGGTCCGGCCGGTCGCGTTCGTGGACTACCTCGCGGTCGACGAACCCGACGACACCTTCGCCGAGCAGGTCGGGCAGGGACTCGCCGCGGGCGCAGAACAGGCCGACCTCGCCTTGGTCGGCGGCGAGACGGCCGTGATGCCGGAGGTCGTGAAAGGGCTCGACCTCGCGGGCACCTGCGCCGGTCTCGCGGAGAAGGACGCCATCTTCGCGGGCGAGGCCGAACCGGGCGACGCCTTGGTCGGCTGGCGTTCCTCGGGCATCCACTCGAACGGGCTGACGCTGGCCCGCGAGGCCGCGACCCGCGAGCACGACTACGACGACCCCTTCCCGGCCGACGACGCCGGCCGCTCCGTCGGCGAGGTCCTGCTGGAACCGACCGAACTCTACACCGACCTGCTCGATCCGATGCGCGCCCACGGCGTCCACGCGGCCGCGCACGTCACCGGCGGCGGGTGGACGAACCTCACCCGGATGGGCGACTACCGCTACTCGGTCACGGACGACTACGACCCCCAGCCGGTGTTCGAGTTCGTCCAGCGCGAGGGGAACGTCGCCGACGACGAGATGTACCGCACGTTCAACATGGGCACCGGCTTCGTCGCCGCGCTCCCGCCGGAGCACGCGGAGTCACTCGCCGACGCGACCGACGGGCGCGTGATCGGCCACGTCGTCGATGCCGAGGAGCGCGAGAGAGACGACGAGGACGCCGTCGACACCGACACGGTCGACACTGCCCACGCCGGCGTCGGCGTCTCGATCCGCGGTCTCGATCTGTCGAGTTAG